From the genome of Candidatus Hydrogenedentota bacterium:
AAGCCCAGGCCCAGTTGATCGAAGACGCCCTGCGCCGCGCCGATGGCAATCAGGGCATCGCGGCGCGCATGCTCGGCATTTCGCGCACGACCTTGAACAAGCGTCTCCACAATCACGAGACCTCGTCTTCCGAGGCCGCCGAGTAATTCACGGAGCGATTTCGGGGCCCTTCACCGAATCTCATCCGGATCCACAGGGCCGCTCCGGGGCGGGGTGTGAAAATCGGCACAGCAGTGCCGATCTGAACATGCGCTTAACCCGTTGATCCACAATGGGTTGGTGCGTGCGCTCTCCCGGCCCTGTTCCGATTTGCGCATCCCGCTATTGCGCGCCGGGGCGCCAATTGCTCCTGTTTTCAGCCCAATCCTTCCCTGGCTGATGCTGGCACGGTCCATGCATTAGCAGGGCAGCAACCCTGAAAGGAGATTGGGCCATGTACGCATTACGAGACGACATTCCACCCCACCCATCGACGCCGGGCTGCAGCGCAATCGAGCTCCGCTTCTCCTCTCTCCGCGAACTTGTTCCGGGGATCTGCCTCGCGAGCAGCACCTTTGCCGCGGGTCCCGGAGGCGGGGAAATGCCCAAAGTAAATCTTGTGCTCCGCGAGTTGCTGGGCAACGCCATCGAGCACGGCAATCGCAACGATCCCCGGCGGGGTGTCGTGTGCCGCGTCACGCGTCTCAGCCCCCACTCGGTCGAGTTGAGCGTCACCGATGAAGGTCTGGGCTTCACCGCGGACGACGTGGATCTTCAATTCCTCGACAGCCCCTCGGATTCGAGCCGGGGCGGCCTGCGGCTGGTGAACGCGCTCAGCGATTCCCTGCGCTTCGAGCTCGGCGGGCGCCGCACCGTCTGCCAGGTTTCCTGGAACCTGGACGAGCACAATCCGACGCAATTTCAACCCCCATCAAGCAACGCATCAGGAAAGGAGTGACGGCCATGACAGACAGCGCACGACAGGAAATCGGAGCCGCCGGTATGGCGGGCAAGTATCTGA
Proteins encoded in this window:
- a CDS encoding ATP-binding protein: MYALRDDIPPHPSTPGCSAIELRFSSLRELVPGICLASSTFAAGPGGGEMPKVNLVLRELLGNAIEHGNRNDPRRGVVCRVTRLSPHSVELSVTDEGLGFTADDVDLQFLDSPSDSSRGGLRLVNALSDSLRFELGGRRTVCQVSWNLDEHNPTQFQPPSSNASGKE